The DNA region TCTTCGGTGAGGTCGGTCGCGACGTAGCCCGGCGCGACGACGTTCGCGCGCACGTCGGGTGCCCAGTCGAGCGCGATGCTCTTCGTGACGCCGACGAGGCCGTGTTTCGACGCGACGTAGGGGTGTTGGCGCGGCAGGCCGACGACGCCGCCGACGCTCGCGACGTTGACGAGCGCCCCGCCGTCGCTCTCGCCGAGATACTCGGCCGCCTCCTGCGCGCAGCGGAACGCGCCGCGGAGGTTTACGTCGAGCACGAACTCGTACCCCTCGGGGTCGACATCCTCGGGGCGACCGAGCGCCGCGGCCGGGTTGACGCCCGCGTTGTTGACGACGACGTCGACGCCGCCGAAGGCGTCGGCCGTCTGCTCGAACAGCGTTCTGATATCTT from Haloprofundus halobius includes:
- a CDS encoding SDR family NAD(P)-dependent oxidoreductase, producing the protein MNALDEFDLTGRVAVVTGGTRGIGLAIAEGLASAGATVVPTSRTESDVEAAAERIESYGVESLVVPTDVTDDEDIRTLFEQTADAFGGVDVVVNNAGVNPAAALGRPEDVDPEGYEFVLDVNLRGAFRCAQEAAEYLGESDGGALVNVASVGGVVGLPRQHPYVASKHGLVGVTKSIALDWAPDVRANVVAPGYVATDLTEEVRENDTLRDSILDRTPLDRFADPEELAGPVVFLASDAASYVTGACLAVDGGWTAR